One region of Holosporales bacterium genomic DNA includes:
- the neuB gene encoding N-acetylneuraminate synthase: MTKTFIIAEAGVNHNGSVELAKKLIDGAKAAGCDAVKFQTFIAEKAVSKNAEKAEYQKKLTGAEEGQLEMIKKLELSFEAFRELKKYCDLREIKFMSTPFDLESVDLLASLGVECFKVPSGEIVNLPLLRRVASCQKKVILSTGMAILEEVRAAINVLSPCEVALLHCTTEYPCPYNEVNLRAMQTLKQEFNLEIGYSDHTEGIEVSIAAVAIGAVIIEKHFTLDKNMDGPDHKASADPQELKQMVLAIRHIGQALGNGEKKPSPSELRNMPIVRKSIFAKRSIKKGEIFSEDNLTTKRPGTGISPMRWDEVIGSIAQKDYLEDDMI, encoded by the coding sequence TTGACAAAAACCTTCATAATTGCCGAAGCTGGTGTGAATCATAACGGCTCCGTCGAGCTGGCTAAAAAGTTGATTGACGGGGCGAAAGCGGCCGGATGTGATGCGGTCAAATTTCAGACCTTTATCGCTGAAAAGGCCGTTAGTAAAAACGCAGAAAAGGCCGAATATCAAAAGAAACTCACAGGGGCTGAAGAAGGCCAGCTGGAGATGATAAAAAAGCTGGAGCTTTCGTTTGAAGCTTTTCGCGAGCTGAAAAAATATTGCGATTTGCGCGAAATCAAGTTTATGTCTACTCCATTTGACCTTGAAAGCGTGGATTTATTGGCTTCCTTGGGCGTTGAATGTTTTAAAGTTCCGTCAGGAGAGATTGTTAATCTTCCGCTTTTAAGAAGGGTTGCATCCTGCCAGAAGAAAGTGATTTTATCGACTGGCATGGCGATTTTGGAGGAGGTGAGAGCAGCAATAAACGTCTTGAGTCCATGCGAGGTTGCCCTTCTGCACTGCACGACCGAGTATCCGTGCCCATATAATGAAGTGAATTTGCGCGCTATGCAGACGCTAAAGCAAGAATTCAATCTTGAGATTGGTTATTCTGACCACACCGAAGGGATTGAGGTTTCAATAGCGGCTGTAGCCATAGGCGCCGTAATTATCGAAAAGCATTTTACCCTAGATAAGAATATGGACGGGCCAGATCATAAAGCAAGCGCCGATCCGCAGGAACTTAAGCAAATGGTTTTGGCAATCAGACATATCGGGCAAGCCTTAGGCAATGGTGAAAAAAAACCATCGCCAAGCGAGCTGCGCAATATGCCTATTGTAAGAAAGTCTATTTTTGCTAAACGTAGCATTAAAAAGGGAGAAATTTTTTCAGAAGATAATTTGACTACTAAACGTCCTGGAACCGGCATATCCCCTATGCGTTGGGACGAAGTCATCGGCTCCATCGCGCAAAAAGATTATCTAGAAGATGATATGATATAA